Proteins from a single region of Hordeum vulgare subsp. vulgare chromosome 6H, MorexV3_pseudomolecules_assembly, whole genome shotgun sequence:
- the LOC123405514 gene encoding transcriptional corepressor LEUNIG_HOMOLOG, with protein MAQSNWEADKMLDVYIYDYLLKRNLQTTAKAFMAEGKVAADPVAIDAPGGFLFEWWSVFWDIFIARTNEKHSEVAAAYLEAQQIKAREHQQQMQMQQLQLIQQRHAQMQRTNSGHPSLNGPINGLNSDAILGPSTASVLAAKMYEERLKHPHPMDSEGSQLIDASRMALLKSAATNHTGQLVPGNPGNVSTTLQQMQARNQQTIDIKSEGNMGVAQRSMPMDPSSLYGQGIIQQKPGLGGAGLNQGVSGLPLKGWPLTGIDQLRPNIGAQMQKPFLSTHSQFQLMSPQQQQQLLAQAQVQGSLNNSTNYGDMDPRRFTTLTRGGMNGKDGQPAGTDGCISSPMQSSSPKIRSDQEYLMKMQQTSSQQSQEHLQQQQQQQNQQQQQLNQQQMQQNNRKRKQATSSGPANSTGTGNTVGPSANSPPSTPSTHTPEGLAIAGNMRHVPKNLMMYGADGTGLASSSNQMDDLEPFGDVGSLDDNVESFLSNDEGDARDIFAALKSPSEPNPPASKGFTFSEVNCWRTSNSKIVCCNFSSDGKILASAGHEKKAVLWNMDTFQTQYLPEEHGLIITDVRFRPNSTQLATSSFDRTVKLWNIADPAFSQHTFTGHNYQVTSLDFHPKKTELLCSCDGNGEIRYWNVTQHTCIRVIKGGTAQIRFQPSTGQFLAAASENAVSIFDVETHTKKYTLQGHNTDVQSVCWDNTGEYLASVSQDLVKVWSVSSGECIHEVSSNGNKFHSCVFHPSYTNLLVIGGYQSLELWNMVKNQSMTVPAHDGLIASLAQSPVTGMVASASHDNSVKLWK; from the exons ATGGCGCAGAGCAATTGGGAAGCGGATAAGAT gcTCGATGTGTATATCTACGACTACTTGCTCAAGCGGAACCTCCAGACGACCGCCAAGGCGTTCATGGCGGAGGGGAAGGTCGCTGCCGACCCAGTTG CAATTGATGCTCCTGGGGGCTTTCTCTTTGAGTGGTGGTCTGTCTTTTGGGATATATTTATTGCAAGGACAAATGAGAAACATTCGGAGGTTGCAGCAGCTTACCTAGAG GCACAACAAATAAAAGCGAGAGAGCACCAGCAGCAGATGCAGATGCAACAATTGCAACTCATCCAACAAAGGCATGCTCAAATGCAGCGAACTAATTCAGGCCACCCTTCGCTTAACGGTCCAATCAATGGCCTAAACTCCGATGCCATTCTGGGGCCATCGACAGCTAGTGTTTTAGCTGCTAAGATGTACGAAGAGCGCTTGAAGCACCCTCATCCAATGGACTCCGAAGGATCGCAGCTTATCGATGCTAGTAGGATGGCTCTTCTTAAGTCGGCTGCAACAAACCATACAGG GCAATTAGTTCCTGGAAATCCTGGAAATGTATCTACTACACTGCAACAGATGCAGGCTCGGAATCAACAAACAATT GATATTAAGAGTGAAGGCAACATGGGTGTTGCCCAAAGATCTATGCCCATGGATCCATCTTCCTTATACGGACAGGGAATAATTCAGCAAAAACCTGGATTAGGTGGTGCAG GACTGAACCAAGGAGTGAGTGGTCTACCCTTGAAGGGCTGGCCATTAACT GGAATAGACCAACTTCGGCCAAATATTGGTGCCCAAATGCAGAAGCCATTTCTTTCAACACATTCACAGTTCCAACTTATGTCAcctcaacagcagcagcaactctTAGCACAGGCTCAAGTACAAGGGAGCCTTAACAACTCAACTAATTATGGGGATATGGACCCCCGCAGATTTACAACACTGACCAGGGGTGGCATGAATGGTAAAGATGGACAACCTGCTGGGACTGATGGCTGCATTAGTTCCCCGATGCAATCAAGTTCACCAAAAATTAGATCAGACCAAGAATATCTCATGAAG ATGCAGCAAACATCTTCTCAGCAATCACAGGAGCAtcttcagcagcagcagcagcagcagaaccagcaacagcagcagctaaATCAGCAGCAAATGCAACAG AACAACAGAAAAAGAAAGCAAGCTACATCGTCGGGCCCAGCAAATAGTACTGGAACAGGAAATACGGTGGGCCCTTCAGCCAACTCTCCACCATCAACTCCATCCACACATACACCTGAAGGACTCGCAATAGCTGGCAATATGCGCCATGTTCCGAAAAATTTAATGATGTATGGTGCGGATGGAACTGGGCTCGCATCCTCTTCAAATCAAATG GATGATCTTGAACCTTTTGGTGATGTTGGCTCGTTGGATGATAATGTTGAGTCTTTCTTATCCAATGATGAGGGAGATGCAAGGGATATTTTTGCTGCACTTAAAAGTCCGTCAGAGCCTAATCCACCTGCTTCAAAAG GTTTTACATTCAGTGAGGTTAACTGTTGGCGAACAAGCAATAGCAAGATAGTCTGCTGCAACTTTTCTTCTGACGGCAAGATCTTGGCAAGTGCTGGGCATGAAAAGAAG GCTGTACTTTGGAATATGGATACTTTCCAGACACAATATTTACCAGAGGAGCACGGTCTCATTATCACTGATGTCCGTTTCAGGCCTAACTCTACACAGCTGGCAACTTCATCTTTTGACAGAACAGTTAAATTATGGAACATTGCAGAT CCTGCATTCTCGCAGCATACATTCACTGGGCATAATTATCAGGTTACGTCACTAGATTTTCATCCAAAGAAGACGGAACTTTTGTGCTCTTGTGATGGCAATGGTGAAATCCGATACTGGAACGTAACCCAGCACACTTGTATTCGTGTCATAAAG GGTGGTACTGCTCAAATTCGTTTCCAACCTAGCACCGGACAGTTTCTCGCAGCTGCTAGTGAAAATGCTGTCTCCATATTTGATGTTGAAACACATACCAAAAAGTACACCTTGCAG GGCCATAACACAGACGTGCAGTCAGTGTGCTGGGACAACACTGGGGAGTACCTTGCGTCTGTCAGCCAGGATCTAGTTAAGGTGTGGTCAGTATCATCAGGAGAGTGCATTCATGAGGTCAGCTCAAATGGAAATAAGTTCCATTCTTGTGTGTTCCACCCAAGCTATACCAATCTCTTGGTGATTGGAGGCTACCAG TCGTTGGAGCTATGGAACATGGTAAAGAACCAAAGCATGACGGTACCGGCTCACGATGGTCTGATTGCGTCGTTGGCACAATCACCGGTAACCGGTATGGTGGCTTCTGCGAGCCACGACAACTCCGTCAAGTTGTGGaagtaa
- the LOC123404431 gene encoding uncharacterized protein LOC123404431, with the protein MAMASRSTALLLLLAAALLLASSCHASPSPPHAISGGEGKKKAADVVPAETDPSKCEMMVPCSEEKCTEHCVRIGLGNARGFCSFHDLHFECCCPIPPPPRRLSSSGRRTGSV; encoded by the exons ATGGCCATGGCCAGTCGTAGCaccgctctcctcctcctcctcgcggccGCTCTCCTGCTGGCCTCCTCCTGCCACGCATCGCCATCGCCACCGCACGCCATCTCAG GCggcgaggggaagaagaaggcggcggacgTCGTGCCGGCGGAGACGGACCCGTCCAAGTGCGAGATGATGGTGCCGTGCAGCGAGGAGAAGTGCACCGAGCACTGCGTCCGCATCGGGCTGGGCAACGCGAGGGGCTTCTGCTCCTTCCACGACCTGCACTTCGAGTGCTGCTGCCCCataccgccgccgccccgccgcctctcctcctccggccgccggaccggcTCCGTTTAG